The Cellulomonas sp. S1-8 genome has a window encoding:
- a CDS encoding phage holin family protein, whose amino-acid sequence MVRLLLRTLIFLLSAALGLLVAAAVLDGFTVTASGFVVTVAVFAIAQSVLSPFVFKMSSRYAPAFLGGIGLLSTYVALLLAHLLTDGLRISGVSTWVLATIIVWAVTAVATFTLPFLMLREKRARRAGGEAATTAR is encoded by the coding sequence ATGGTCCGGCTGCTGCTGCGCACGCTGATCTTCCTGCTCTCCGCCGCGCTCGGCCTGCTCGTCGCGGCCGCGGTGCTCGACGGGTTCACGGTCACCGCCTCGGGTTTCGTGGTGACCGTCGCGGTGTTCGCCATCGCCCAGTCGGTGCTCTCGCCGTTCGTCTTCAAGATGAGCAGCCGGTACGCACCTGCGTTCCTCGGCGGGATCGGGCTGCTGTCGACGTACGTCGCGCTGCTCCTCGCGCACCTGCTGACCGACGGCCTGCGGATCAGCGGCGTCTCGACGTGGGTGCTCGCCACGATCATCGTCTGGGCGGTCACCGCGGTGGCGACCTTCACGCTGCCGTTCCTCATGCTGCGGGAGAAGCGTGCCCGGCGAGCGGGCGGCGAGGCCGCGACCACCGCGCGCTGA
- a CDS encoding metallophosphoesterase family protein: protein MTTAAPAAPSAVRVLVVADTHVPARARDLPPVLWQAVADADLVVHAGDWVTTDLLDRVEERAARLLACHGNNDPPALVARLPEVARTVVAGVRLAVVHETGAAAGRERRCDERFTDVDVLVFGHSHIPWDSVTPRGVRLLNPGSPTDRRRQPACTYLTCTLRAGAVEDVELHRLPLRTAPPRRTAPLAERRPASDLL from the coding sequence ATGACGACCGCCGCCCCCGCCGCCCCGTCGGCCGTCCGTGTCCTCGTGGTCGCGGACACGCACGTCCCCGCCCGCGCCCGTGACCTGCCCCCGGTGCTGTGGCAGGCGGTGGCCGACGCCGACCTCGTGGTCCACGCGGGGGACTGGGTGACCACCGACCTGCTCGACCGCGTCGAGGAGCGCGCCGCCCGCCTGCTGGCGTGCCACGGCAACAACGACCCGCCGGCCCTGGTGGCGCGCCTGCCCGAGGTCGCGCGCACGGTGGTCGCGGGCGTGCGGCTCGCCGTCGTCCACGAGACGGGGGCGGCGGCCGGGCGCGAGCGGCGGTGCGACGAGCGCTTCACCGACGTCGACGTGCTCGTCTTCGGGCACAGCCACATCCCGTGGGACTCCGTGACACCGCGGGGCGTGCGTCTGCTCAACCCGGGCTCGCCGACCGACCGCCGCCGGCAGCCCGCGTGCACCTACCTGACGTGCACGCTGCGCGCGGGAGCCGTCGAGGACGTCGAGCTCCATCGCCTGCCGCTGCGGACGGCGCCACCACGACGAACGGCGCCCCTCGCGGAGCGCCGTCCTGCCTCTGACCTGCTCTGA
- the dnaG gene encoding DNA primase, whose amino-acid sequence MAGRILREDVEAVRERVRIEEVVGAHVALRPAGVGSLKGLCPFHDERSPSFHVRPQVGRYHCFGCGEGGDVIAFVQQVDGLGFTDAVEYLASRAGMQLRYEEGGGPSRPGEEPGRRRRLLDAHRITEEFYREQLVSPQATAARAFLSERGFDRTAADDFGVGFAPQGWDSLLRHLRGRGFTEAELTASGLVSQGQRGIYDRFRGRLVWPIREVTGETVGFGARRLFDEDTGPKYLNTPETPLYRKSHVLYGIDLAKREISRAKQVVVVEGYTDVMAMHLSGVPTAVATCGTAFGPDHARIVRRLVGDSGGASGVQLAGGSSVGGEVVFTFDGDAAGQKAALRAFGEDQAFSAQTFVAVEPSGMDPCELRQERGPDAVRALVSSRQPLFEFVIRSTLEAHDLTTAEGRVGALRAAAPVVAGIRDSALRPEYERLLAGWLGMDDVAGVRRAVGDAARRGPRGGTRPAADRDGGRRPTSAAGDAPTPVPVVRMAAPDRRDPVAQVERTALEVVLQHPTLVPAEFDALAPDACTAPAYRAVHEAVRAAGGVTAARDVVARAGEAAWVGAVLEEAAEPVHSLLTELSVAPLPEDRPGSLPGYVRGVVLRLVDIGVTRRIADVRGRLQRLGGDADPAEQRTLLGELLELESQRRTLREPA is encoded by the coding sequence GGTGAGGGCGGCGACGTGATCGCCTTCGTCCAGCAGGTCGACGGGCTCGGTTTCACCGACGCGGTCGAGTACCTGGCGTCGCGCGCGGGCATGCAGCTGCGGTACGAGGAGGGTGGCGGGCCGTCGCGCCCCGGCGAGGAGCCGGGTCGCCGACGCCGCCTGCTGGACGCCCACCGGATCACCGAGGAGTTCTACCGCGAGCAGCTCGTGTCGCCCCAGGCGACGGCGGCGCGGGCGTTCCTCTCCGAGCGTGGGTTCGACCGGACGGCCGCCGACGACTTCGGTGTCGGGTTCGCCCCGCAGGGCTGGGACTCGCTGCTGCGCCACCTGCGCGGACGGGGGTTCACGGAGGCCGAGCTGACTGCGTCGGGCCTGGTCAGCCAGGGGCAGCGCGGCATCTACGACCGGTTCCGCGGCCGTCTGGTGTGGCCGATCCGCGAGGTCACGGGCGAGACCGTCGGCTTCGGTGCACGCCGGCTCTTCGACGAGGACACCGGCCCCAAGTACCTCAACACCCCCGAGACCCCGCTGTACCGCAAGTCGCACGTGCTGTACGGCATCGACCTGGCCAAGCGGGAGATCTCCCGCGCCAAGCAGGTCGTGGTCGTCGAGGGCTACACCGACGTCATGGCCATGCACCTGTCGGGTGTGCCCACGGCGGTGGCGACCTGCGGCACGGCCTTCGGGCCGGACCACGCGCGCATCGTGCGCCGGCTCGTCGGCGACAGCGGGGGAGCGAGCGGGGTCCAGCTCGCCGGGGGGTCGTCGGTGGGCGGCGAGGTCGTCTTCACGTTCGACGGGGACGCTGCCGGGCAGAAGGCCGCGCTGCGCGCCTTCGGCGAGGACCAGGCGTTCTCGGCGCAGACGTTCGTGGCCGTCGAGCCGTCCGGGATGGACCCCTGCGAGCTGCGCCAGGAGCGTGGCCCGGACGCGGTGCGCGCGCTGGTCTCCTCGCGGCAGCCGCTGTTCGAGTTCGTCATCCGCTCGACGCTCGAGGCGCACGACCTGACGACCGCCGAGGGGCGGGTGGGCGCGCTGCGCGCCGCCGCACCGGTGGTCGCGGGCATCCGTGACTCGGCGCTGCGGCCGGAGTACGAGCGGCTGCTCGCCGGGTGGCTCGGCATGGACGACGTCGCCGGGGTCCGTCGGGCCGTCGGCGACGCCGCTCGGCGCGGTCCGCGCGGTGGCACGCGGCCCGCTGCCGACCGGGACGGCGGCCGGCGGCCGACGAGCGCCGCGGGCGACGCACCGACGCCGGTCCCGGTGGTGCGCATGGCCGCACCCGACCGGCGGGACCCCGTCGCGCAGGTCGAGCGCACCGCCCTGGAGGTCGTGCTGCAGCACCCCACGCTCGTCCCTGCGGAGTTCGACGCCCTCGCGCCCGACGCCTGCACGGCACCCGCGTACCGGGCGGTGCACGAGGCCGTGCGGGCCGCCGGGGGAGTGACGGCCGCCCGGGACGTCGTGGCGCGGGCCGGTGAGGCCGCGTGGGTGGGGGCGGTGCTCGAGGAGGCCGCCGAGCCCGTGCACTCGCTGCTCACCGAGCTCTCGGTGGCGCCGCTGCCCGAGGACCGGCCCGGGTCGTTGCCCGGCTACGTCCGTGGCGTCGTGCTGCGGCTCGTCGACATCGGGGTCACGCGCCGGATCGCCGACGTCCGCGGGCGGCTGCAGCGGCTCGGCGGCGACGCGGACCCGGCTGAGCAGCGCACGCTGCTGGGCGAGCTGCTCGAGCTCGAGTCGCAGCGCCGCACGCTGCGCGAGCCCGCCTGA
- a CDS encoding transglutaminase-like domain-containing protein, whose protein sequence is MLRSVATHLSLDVHAPLELLLSVAVADGPYERSELLLVRTDDSPLDVQEIKTPHGGRIHRILAPQGRVVVDYQANVTGHADPAALEDVDLVEYRRPSRYVDSDRLLAFARDQFRGLAGPDLLDAVVLWVSRHVTYLSGSSLPTDGATDTLLKRRGVCRDFAHLVVALLRACDVPARLASVYAPGLKPMDFHAVAEAYVEGAWYVVDATRLAPRASLLRIATGRDATDTAFLSYYGGSLRLRSMTVTAVTDTRLEDDGTGLVPLR, encoded by the coding sequence GTGCTGCGCTCCGTGGCCACCCACCTCTCGCTCGACGTGCACGCCCCGCTCGAGCTGCTGCTGTCCGTCGCCGTGGCGGACGGGCCGTACGAGCGCAGCGAGCTGCTCCTCGTGCGCACCGACGACTCACCGCTCGACGTGCAGGAGATCAAGACGCCGCACGGCGGCCGCATCCACCGGATCCTGGCCCCGCAGGGCCGCGTCGTCGTCGACTACCAGGCCAACGTCACCGGGCACGCGGACCCCGCCGCGCTCGAGGACGTCGACCTCGTCGAGTACCGCCGGCCCAGCCGGTACGTCGACTCCGACCGGCTCCTGGCGTTCGCGCGCGACCAGTTCCGCGGGCTGGCCGGTCCGGACCTGCTCGACGCCGTGGTCCTGTGGGTGAGCCGGCACGTGACGTACCTGTCCGGGTCGAGCCTGCCGACCGACGGCGCCACCGACACGCTGCTCAAGCGGCGGGGCGTGTGCCGCGACTTCGCGCACCTCGTCGTGGCCCTGCTGCGCGCGTGCGACGTCCCGGCACGGCTCGCCTCGGTGTACGCCCCGGGGCTCAAGCCGATGGACTTCCACGCGGTCGCCGAGGCGTACGTCGAGGGCGCCTGGTACGTGGTGGACGCGACGCGCCTGGCCCCGCGCGCGTCGCTGCTGCGCATCGCGACGGGCCGTGACGCGACGGACACCGCGTTCCTGTCGTACTACGGCGGCAGCCTGCGCCTGCGCTCGATGACAGTGACCGCCGTGACGGACACCCGCCTCGAGGACGACGGCACGGGACTGGTCCCGCTGCGCTGA